One region of Sus scrofa isolate TJ Tabasco breed Duroc chromosome 3, Sscrofa11.1, whole genome shotgun sequence genomic DNA includes:
- the SPDYA gene encoding speedy protein A isoform X1: MRHNQLCCETPPTVTVHVKSGSNRSHQPKKPINLKRPIFKDSWPASEKNAHNSNKSKRPKGPCLVIQRQEMTAFFKLFDDDLIQDFLWMDCCCKIADKYLLAMTFVYFKRAKFTINEHTRINFFIALYLANTVEEDEEESKYEIFPWALGKNWRKLFPDFLKLRDQLWDRIDYRAIVSRRCCEEVMAIAPTHYIWQRERSVHHSGAVRNYNRDEVQLPRGPSATPVDCSLCGKKGRYVRLGLSSSSSSSDTVEVVEKQSQESHNSFSMDIIVDPSQAYSYPQANDHQSNKEKKTNFMKKDKSMEWFTGSEE; the protein is encoded by the exons ATGAGACATAATCAGCTGTGTTGCGAGACACCACCTACTGTCACTGTACATGTAAAATCAGGGTCAAATAGATCACATCAGCCCAAAAAACCCATTAATCTGAAGCGTCCTATTTTTAAAGATAGTTGGCCAGcatctgaaaaaaatgcacataataGCAACAAGTCTAAACGCCCCAAAGGACCCTGTCTAGTTATACAGCGTCAGGAAATGACtgctttctttaaattatttg ATGATGATTTAATTCAAGATTTCTTGTGGATGGACTGCTGCTGTAAAATTGCAGACAAG TATCTTTTAGCTATGACCTTTGTTTATTTCAAGAGAGCCAAATTTACTATAAACGAGCATACCAGGATAAATTTCTTTATTGCTCT GTATCTGGCTAATACAgttgaagaagatgaagaagaatcCAAATATGAAATTTTTCCATGGGCTTTAgggaaaaactggagaaaattaTTCCCTGATTTCTTAAAGTTAAGGGACCAACTCTGGGATAGAATTGACTATAGAGCTATTGTAAGCAGGCGATGCTGTGAGGag GTTATGGCCATTGCTCCAACGCATTATATATGGCAACGAGAACGCTCTGTGCATCACAGTGGAGCTGTTAGAAACTACAACAGAGATGAAGTTCAATTGCCCCGGGGACCTAGTGCCACGCCAGTAGATTGTTCACTCTGTGGTAAAAAAGGAAGATATGTTAGACTGGGATTGTCTTCATCATCTTCATCCAGCGATACAGTAGAGGTGGTGGAGAAACAGTCTCAAGAATCACACAATTCATTCTCAATGGACATAATAGTTGATCCTTCTCAAGCTTATAGCTATCCTCAAG CCAATGACCATCAatcaaacaaagaaaagaaaactaatttcatgaagaaagacaaatctATGGAGTGGTTTACAGGAAGTGAAGAATGA
- the SPDYA gene encoding speedy protein A (The RefSeq protein has 1 substitution compared to this genomic sequence), whose product MRHNQLCCETPPTVTVHVRSGSNRSHQPKKPINLKRPIFKDSWPASEKNAHNSNKSKRPKGPCLVIQRQEMTAFFKLFDDDLIQDFLWMDCCCKIADKYLLAMTFVYFKRAKFTINEHTRINFFIALYLANTVEEDEEESKYEIFPWALGKNWRKLFPDFLKLRDQLWDRIDYRAIVSRRCCEEVMAIAPTHYIWQRERSVHHSGAVRNYNRDEVQLPRGPSATPVDCSLCGKKGRYVRLGLSSSSSSSDTVEVVEKQSQESHNSFSMDIIVDPSQAYSYPQANDHQSNKEKKTNFMKKDKSMEWFTGSEE is encoded by the exons ATGAGACATAATCAGCTGTGTTGCGAGACACCACCTACTGTCACTGTACATGTAAAATCAGGGTCAAATAGATCACATCAGCCCAAAAAACCCATTAATCTGAAGCGTCCTATTTTTAAAGATAGTTGGCCAGcatctgaaaaaaatgcacataataGCAACAAGTCTAAACGCCCCAAAGGACCCTGTCTAGTTATACAGCGTCAGGAAATGACtgctttctttaaattatttg ATGATGATTTAATTCAAGATTTCTTGTGGATGGACTGCTGCTGTAAAATTGCAGACAAG TATCTTTTAGCTATGACCTTTGTTTATTTCAAGAGAGCCAAATTTACTATAAACGAGCATACCAGGATAAATTTCTTTATTGCTCT GTATCTGGCTAATACAgttgaagaagatgaagaagaatcCAAATATGAAATTTTTCCATGGGCTTTAgggaaaaactggagaaaattaTTCCCTGATTTCTTAAAGTTAAGGGACCAACTCTGGGATAGAATTGACTATAGAGCTATTGTAAGCAGGCGATGCTGTGAGGag GTTATGGCCATTGCTCCAACGCATTATATATGGCAACGAGAACGCTCTGTGCATCACAGTGGAGCTGTTAGAAACTACAACAGAGATGAAGTTCAATTGCCCCGGGGACCTAGTGCCACGCCAGTAGATTGTTCACTCTGTGGTAAAAAAGGAAGATATGTTAGACTGGGATTGTCTTCATCATCTTCATCCAGCGATACAGTAGAGGTGGTGGAGAAACAGTCTCAAGAATCACACAATTCATTCTCAATGGACATAATAGTTGATCCTTCTCAAGCTTATAGCTATCCTCAAG CCAATGACCATCAatcaaacaaagaaaagaaaactaatttcatgaagaaagacaaatctATGGAGTGGTTTACAGGAAGTGAAGAATGA